The candidate division WOR-3 bacterium genome segment AAAAGCGGGAGACGGGATTCGAACCCGCGACAATCGGCTTGGAAGGCCGAAGCTCTACCAACTGAGCTACTCCCGCAGAAAATGGCGAGGGTAGGATTCGAACCTACGAAGCCACTGGCAACAGATTTACAGTCTGCTCCCTTTGACCACTCGGGAACCTCGCCTACATCTGCTTCGCGATAGCTGGCGAAGGGATTTGAACCCCCGACCTGCTGATTACAAATCAGCTGCTCTACCGGCTGAGCTACGCCAGCGAAAATTAAGACGTTTAAGTTAACAATAATAGATAAAAAAGTCAAGTTTTTTTGCATATGGCGGTACGGGGAATCGAACCCCGGTTTGATGGCTGAGAACCACCCGTCCTGACCCCTAGACGATACCGCCTCGAAGTTCGATAATATAAATGTAAACGAATCCTCTTGTCAACGGAAAAATCACTTAAAAACGTTTTCTTCTCATTTCCCGAAAAGAAAACTGTTGACACCATATAAAAAAACATATTCTATATTCAAATGTCTTATTCTTCGGATAATAGCAGACGTCTGAAAATTTTTCTGGCGGTTTTTATCATAACCGCCATTTTTTTCACAACTCTCCTGTCTAAACTTATTTACGATTTCTTTAAAAACATGGCATATCAAAGAGACACAAACGCCTCCTGCCTTTGTATAAGGCTTTCGGGAAATTACAGGGAAATACCCGGCTTTTATCCGGCAGATCTTTTTTCAGGATATAATGACATCACCGTTGAAGATCTCATTCAAGCCATAAAGAAAGCACGCGGAGACGAGAACATACATTCTATTTTTCTCGAGATCCACGGAATTGAAAACGGATGGTCAAGTGTCTCCGACATTCGTAAAGAGCTCGAACATTTCAGACGCAACGGGAAAAAAGTTTACGTCTACATAAACGGAGCTACTGACAAAGAATACTTCCTCGCTTCCGTTGCTGATTCCATATACCTTTCTCCGACCGGTTCTCTCTTCATCGACGGCCTCTCTTCGACCGTATTGTTTTACGCAGGTCTTTCAGAAAAACTCGGCGTCCACTGGGAAGTTTTCAGCAAAGGAGACTACAAATCGGCGCCGAACGTTTTGACGGATACTTCTCTTTCAACATCTTCCAGGGAAGATTTGACGAAGATACTTACTTCAATACATGAATTGTACGTACTGGAAGTTGAAAAATACAGAGACGACCTCTTTATGCCTTACGACGTAATTCTCGACAGCGGACCATATCTTTCGGCCGCCAAAGCCTTGTCTCTTCATCTCGTCGACAGGCTGGAATCTTACGAAAACATATCCGCCCATTTCGGCATAGCCGACAGTTCGATAAACCCGAGAAAATACATCTCTCAAGACATAAATGCTTTTTCCAGAGAGAAATCCGTGTGCATAATTTTCATTGAAGGGGAGATATCGTACGGAGACAATTCGCTGTTTGGCTCCGATGAATCCCAAGACGCCCGAGTCATAGCCGAATTCATAATGAAAGCCGCCGACAATGACGGATTCAAAGCGCTGGTGATAAGAGTAAACAGTCCCGGTGGAGACCTCGACGCCTCATTTGCCATTGGAAAAGCCGTCGAATACGCCGCAAGCAGAAAGCCGGTCGTCGCCTCGATGGGCGACATGGCGGCATCGGGCGGTTACTTCGTATCCATGTATTCGGACGTCATAGTTGCTTCCGAATTCACCGTGACAGGATCGATAGGCGTTTTCATGCTGAAACCCGATGTTTCCGGTCTCCTGCTGAAAACCGGCCTGAGCGTGGACACGGTTAAAACGAATGTTTCCTCAGACTTCATGTCTATATACAGACCTTTGAGTCCGAGAGAAACCGAAATTCTTGAAAGTTATGCGAGCGAGGCGTATTCTCTTTTCACGTCTGAAGTCTCTCTGAACAGGGAACTCGATTCTGCTTTTGTCGAATCAGTCGCAGGCGGAAGAGTGTGGACAGGAAGAGAGGCGTACAAACTTGCTCTCATAGATACTCTTGGGGGACTTGATCTTGCAGTTGCAATAGCCAAAGAAATGGCCGAAATTTCAGTTGAAACAAGCATTGGCGTAGAAATATATCCGGAACCTTCATTCAGCATCAAGAACCTCAGGAAAAGGGCGTGGATGGCTATTGCCGGAAGAGTTTTTCCGGAAGCCTCGGGTATTCTTTTTCTCGGAGAAAAAAATTTCTCATTCAAGCCTTCTCTTATATTTCCGTACAAACTTGAAATTCACTGAAAATGTTTTCTCTTCTTTTAATAATTTCATTTCAAGCCGGAGAAATAGCTGAAAAACTGAAATTATCTGCTTCCGATCTGGCGGTCACTGCCGGAATGGCAATTTCTCTGGCCGAATTTACCGGTCCTGACGGCAGAACTGCAGATTCGATTCTTTGCGACGCTTTTCAAACCTTGGGCGACAACTGTGTCGTTTTCCTTGAATACTCAGACAGATCGACCTCAAAGTTCAGAATAGTAGTCCTCGACCGTTCGGGGACGCCGGTTTCACATAGTTGTCTTTTCCCCTCCACTACCGGCAGGTTCACGATTGAAACAGCCGGTGTCGTAAACGTGTTCACCGACAAAAAGGGAGTCTATCTTAAAATGACACAGCAGAGCGAAACTGTTTCGAGAACTTACGACCTAATATTTTTACTTGAAGAAACAATTGCTCCTCTTTTTTACAATCTCTTGTCTAAAGAACAGTACCGCGACGGAGGGCGCGACATGAAAAGTCTTCTTTATCTATCCGGGGGTTGTCTTTGCCTTGCTCAATCACCGGAATACTGGGTGAAAATAGATGAAACGGAAGCGTTTTACGGCATAGAGAGATCTGTTTGGTCAATACCCGGGACCATTTATTTCGAGCCGGACTTTTACGGATATTCTCCCAAATCCTACATTGTCCGGCATGATTCTTTCGCGCTTCACGGCAAAGACCTGATTTTTCTGTTTGACCTGCCTTCTGACGAGAGATTTTTCCCTACGACATCATGGATCGGCATTTCCGATCAGGACATCTCCCGTTTTTTAAATATATGGTCTGCTTTTCTCGGATACAATTTCGCTGTCTCTTCTTCTTCTTACACCGGTTTTGATCCCTCATTCAAAATTGTCGGCGGATCGACGGAAGATTATCTCGAACTGATAATATATCTGCAGGACAGTGAGATATCCCACGGAAAAGATCTTTTTTCCATGTACTTTTCCAATCCTTCATTACCGGATTATAACTGCGAGATATCCCTCTTTCCTCATGATCAATCGAACACGGAACAGCTAATTTTAAAATTATCAAATTTTCAGGAAAGTTCTCATGTAAAAGCGAGGTCCGTTTCACAATCCGAAAACACGATCATATTTCTAGTCGAAATCCCTGTTTCAGATCTAAAAGACGCCCTCAATCTTGAAGGTAAATTGAACATTGTCTCGGCATTTCTAAAATACAGAGACGTGGACGGAGAAACGGTCTCCTTTGTTTCTCTCCCATCAAATGCCGATCCTTCCCGGCGAGAAACCTGGGCGGACATAATATTCGGAGAACTCACTTTAAAATAGAGGAGACCAGATGGCCGGCAGTACCACCCTAACTGAATCGGAAATTAAAACCGTAATAGACTCTGACCTCTACGATCCCTTTTCAATACTGGGAATGCACAGGAAAGTAACAGAATCTTCAAACGTCCTCGCTGTCCGTGTTTTCACCCCCGACGCCAAATATGTAGAAATAATAGGAAACAGAGAAACCAGGAAAGCCGAGATGATACATTCGGCGGGTCTTTTCGAAGCGTTGTTTCCCGACGGAGAACATTTTTTCCCCTACAGAATAAAATGTTCCTGGAACGGCGACGAAAGCGTCATAATGGACGACCCCTACAGACTTCCTCCTGTCCTTTCCGATTATGACATTTATCTTTTTAACGAAGGCTCAAACACAATGGCTTACGAAAAACTCGGGGCTCACGTCATGGTTTTCGAATCTTTAAAGGGAACTGTTTTTTCAGTCTGGGCTCCAAACGCGAAAAGAGTCAGCGTCGTGGGAGATTTCAACCACTGGGACGGCAGGCGACACCCCATGCGGTCCCGCGGCAACAGCGGAATTTGGGAGCTTTTTATTCCCGGTATCGAAGAAGGGGTTTTGTATAAATATGAAATAAAAACAAAACAGAATCTAATATCCATTCGAACCGATCCGTACGGTTTCTTTTTTGAGAAAAGGCCGCGAACTGCCTCGGCAGTATTCGACCTTACAAAGTACAAATGGAATGACTCGGAATGGATGCGCCGGAGAGTACTGCCTCTTGAAAAACCTGTTGCAATCTACGAAATGCACTTGTCGAGCTGGATGAAAAAATCCAAAGACGAAATTAATGGAAATCTGACGTACAGGGATATTCCTGATCTTCTGATCCCTTATCTTCTGGAAATGGGATTCAATTACGTCGAATTCCTGCCAATAGCAGAACACCCGCTCGACGATTCCTGGGGATATCAGGTGACGGGCTACTACGCACCTACAAGCAGATACGGCAACCCAGATGACTTCAGATATCTGGTCGACAGACTTCACGAAGCCGGAATAGGAGTCATTCTTGACTGGGTTCCCGGGCACTTTCCGAGAGACACTCACGCCCTCGCCATGTTTGACGGCACTGCCCTTTACGAGCATCAGGATCCCAAACAGGGTCAAAATCCCGACTGGGGAACCCTTGTCTTCAACTACGAAAGGCGCGAGGTCAGATCTTTTCTCGTATCCAACGCAATTTTCTGGTTCGATAAATTTCACATTGACGGCCTTAGAGTGGACGCAGTCGCTTCCATGCTTTATCTTGACTACTCGAAAAAAGAAGGCGAGTGGATACCGAATAAATACGGAGGAAAAGAGAATCTCGAAGCCATCGATTTTCTAAAGACCCTGAATCTGAAGATTTACGAATTGTTCCCTTCCGCTCTGATGATAGCCGAAGAATCTACAAGCTGGCCGATGGTCTCAAAACCTGTCTATCTGGGAGGTCTGGGTTTCGCGTTCAAGTGGAACATGGGATGGATGAACGATTTTTTCAGATACATGGGAAAAGATCCGATTTTCAGAAAATTTCACAGAAACGACATAACTTTTTCGCTTCTTTACGCTTTCACGGAAAACTTTATTCTTCCGGTCTCTCACGATGAAGTCGTTCACGGAAAACGCTCACTGATTTCGAAAATGCCGGGAGATTACTGGCAGAAATTTGCAAACACACGCCTTTCACTCGGATACATGTTCGCTCATCCGGGCAAAAAACTGCTTTTCATGGGCTCTGAGATCGGCCAGTGGGAAGAATGGCAGTTCAACAAAAGTCTCGACTGGCATCTTTTGAACTACGAACCCCACGCAAAGCTCAAAAAATTCGTCGCCGATCTGATCGGCGTATATAATAATACCAAAGCTCTCTGGGAAGAAGACTTCAGCTTTCAGGGATTTTCATGGATCGACTTTTACGATTCCGACAGTTCTGTCATAGCTTTCGTCAGATGGAGTAAGAACAAAAATAACCACGTTGTTGTCGTCTGTAATTTTACACCGGTAGTCAGGCATAGTTACAGAATAGGCGTGCCTTCAGGAACTTACTACAGCGAGTTGATTAACAGTGATTCCGAATTTTACTACGGAAGCAATGTCGGCAATTACGGCAGGATTAAATCTGACGACAAGCCATGGCACTCTTACCCATATTCTGTTGAAATTACCCTTCCTCCTCTTTCCGTCCTATATCTTGCGCCTGATAACGGCTGAAGAAAATAATAAAAAAAAGAACATAATTTTCCGTCTTAATGTTTCAGCCGCCCAAAATGTCAAGCAAATCCTTTGTCGAATAAGGTTTTTGAAGAAACCTGACATTCTTGTCAAGAACTCCTTTCTGTACTATTGTGTTTTCAGTATACCCTGAAAAGAAAACTACCTTCAGTTGTTTTTTCTTTTTTAACAGGTTTTGAGCCAGTTCCTTTCCGCTCATGTTAGGCATGACTACGTCCGTGAGTAATATGCTGATTTCTTCCGAATTCGTATTAAACGTCTCAATTGCTTCTTTGCCGTTGTCGGCTGTAAACACTCTGTATCCGAAACTGGCTAGCGTCTCTTTTGTGACATTTCTTACTCCCGGATCGTCTTCAACAAGAAGAACCGTCTCATTTATTCTCACTTCGGGCATAGGGTGGTTTTTATCGGATTCTGTTTCGCCTTCATCTTCAACTTTCGGAAAATAGCATTTAAATGTCGAGCCCTTTCCCAACTCGCTGTAAACATAAACGTAACTGTGATTCTGCTTAATAATTCCGTAAACCGTAGATAATCCCAATCCCGTTCCCTTGTCTTTTTCTTTCGTCGTAAAAAAAGGTTCGAATATCAGGCTTTTAACTGTTTCGTCCATACCTGTTCCGTTGTCGCTTATTGACACGAGGACATATTTACCCGGTTCCACCCATGCTTTGCTTTTTGAGGATGAGAAATCAAACTCCGCGTTTGACGTCTCAATCGTCAAAATTCCTCCGTCGGGCATCGCGTCGCGGGCGTTTACGACAATGTTTATTATCACCTGTTCTATCTGGCCGGGATCCATTCTTATTTTCCACAGGTTTTCTTGAAGAAACAGTTTTGTCTCTATGTCTTCGCCGAGAATTCGGCGGAACATATCGTGTTGTCTTGTTATAAGTCCGTTGAGATCAATCGTCCTGGGTTTGATTATTTGTTTTCTGCTGAAAGCGAGCAGTTGACCGGTGAGCCGTTGCCCTCTTTCTCCCCCCGCCATCATTTGTTCCAAAGCACTTTTTGTACTTTCCGCCGGATTCTCCCTCAATAATAGATCGCAGTAACCGATAATGATTGTCAGAATATTGTTGAAATCGTGCGCTATCCCTCCGGCAAGTCTTCCTATGGCTTCCATTTTCTGAGACTGAGAAAGCTGATCAAAAAGCTTTTTACGTTCCGTTATGTCCGAAACAAATCCTTCGAGATAAAAAGGATTCCCTTCATCATCATAAACAAGACGCGTACTTATAGAAACCCATATTTTCTGCGCGTTTTTTCTGAATAACTGGATCTCTCTGTCAACTACTTTTCCGTTTTGTAAAATGTCAGAAATATATTTTTTCCTGTCTTCCGACGCAACGTAGAGTTGTTTTTCAATGTTTTTGCAGTTTTCAATTAAATCTTTCCTGGAATCGTAACCTAGAATGTTTATAAGAGCCGGATTGGCATCAATAAAACGGCCTTCAACTGTCGACTGGAATATCCCCTCAATCGCATTTTCATAGATGTCCCTGTATCTTTTTTCGCTTTCGATCAAAGCGATTTCGGCTCGATTTTTTTCGGCGATTTCCTGTTCAAGAGTGTGTATAAGATCCTGGAATCGCGTTGTCATGTCGTTAAAAGCTTTCGCCAAAATGTCAAATTCGTTTCCCCTCGACATTTTGACTCTAAACGAAAAATCTCCTCCCTCTATTGCTTTTGAAGCATCTACAAGCTTGGATATCGGCGACACTATGCTTCTCGAAGTAACAAAGTCCCCCATGATTCCGACAAAAAGAGCCATCAAAGCGGTAATAACCCAGAAAATCCTCATCGTCTTCATCGTCTGCACGGCATTGTTCATCGAGGCTTCGATTTCACTGTGAAGATTTGAATGAAGACGATTCATTTTAAAATCGAATCTTCTTTGCAAAGACGCCAAATCGTTGTGCCTCAAGTATTGAGCGCTGGCCCATTTTCCCTGTTCTATGTCTTTTGAAACCCTGTCTATGGCATCGTCAAGTTTAACTGACAGCTCAGTAATTTCATCAATTGTTGTCAGGTAATTTTTTGCAGACTCATTTTTGCTGAACAAAAACGAATTTCTCATTAATTGTATTTCCGACAGCAAATTCTCCATCGCCAGTTTCAGTCTTCCTTCAATTAAGACGCTTTGACGCGTCAGCAGGACGTTATCCACTTCCGTTGATATTTCCAGCCACTTTTGATCAACTCTGATTAATGTTTCATGCCGAGCGGAATTTTGGATGACATTGTCGACAACTCTCTCGACCGAGATCGTATAGGCAAATCCCAAGACGCATGAAAGAACGACGAAAATCACTATTATGGAAAAACCAGCAACGGTCCTCTGTCTTATTGACATTTTAGGCTTTGTTAACTTCATTTTATTCTGACTGTCGCCGTTTATCTTGTTATGAGCGCCAGCTCGATGAATATCGTGTCAGGAATATCTTTGCCGGAAAGAAATTCCATGATAGTCTCGATTCCTATGCGCCCCATTTCCTCGGGTCTTTGCGCTATTGTAGCTGACATTTCATTTTTTTCGAGCGAAACGATCGCTTCTTCAATTCCGTCAAATCCTATAAAAACAATTCCGTTCAACCTTCCGGCTTTTTTAGCCGCTTCGATCGCACCGAGTATCATGTCGTCGTTGTGGGCAAATACACCGTTTATTTCCGGGAATTCGTTCAATATATCCGAGAACACTTTTTCTCCGTCAGCCTTGTTGAAGCAGGCAGTTGCAGAAACGACAATTTCGATCTGGGGATAGTTTGAAACGGCACGATTGAAACCCAGTCCGCGTTCTGTTGCCGCCGAAGAGCCCGGAGTGCCGATCAACTCAACTACTTTTCCTTTTCGGTTGAGCGTTTCAGCAAGATAAACACCCGCCATCATCCCGCCTTCTATATTGTTCGACGCGATATGACAAACGACGGAGTCGCAGGAGATGCTTCTGTCAATCGTGAATACGGGAACTCCCGAAGACGAAGCTGATCTGATCGCAGGGCATAACATATCGCTGACCGGATTCAGCAGTATTGCGGCCGCTCCTCTTTCGACGAGTTCGCCGATCTGTCTGAACTGGAGGTCTTCATCATCGTTCGCATATAAAACGACCAGTTCGACGCCGTGTTCTTCAGCGGACTCATTAGCGCCCTTAACAAGAGATACAAAAAAAGGAGTCTCTTCCGACATGCTTATAAGCAAACCGACAATAACTGTATCGTTGTCTCCGTTTTTAGTGTCATCCTCTTTACCAGAACAGTTCGGTACGGTTACTGCCAATATAATTAACGATGAAATTTTAAACAACACGCAAAAAAAATGACTTAACAATTTCGGCATTAGAAACCTCCTTTATAAGCGGTAAGTTTCCGATCCGGCTATCCGGTTAAATTATAGAATAAATCGGGAATATAAAACACAAAAAATATTACTGCTGAAAATAATCCAAAATATCCAAATCAGTACAATAAAGATTTCCAGGCCTTTTCTTCATACGGCTTAAAAAATTCGTTTTTTATATTAAGCGTCTCAGGTTTTTACCTGTATCTGACAGGGCAAATCAAAACAAACAGCGGTTGTATTTATTACAATACAATCACGTCCTGTATTTTCAGAAAACAATCAATTCTTGTGAATCTCCATGAATTTACTGTCAGCTACTGCAAAAAGTTTTCCTTCTGTAAGTATCTCGCCTTTCAGGCGGAACATTCCGTGAATCCTGTCTTTAAAGCATGCCCTTACTAAAAGTTTTGAATCGACCGGCACAGGTTTTAAAAATCGGACGTTCAGTTCAGCCGTGAATGCCGAAACATTTTTATTAAACAAACAATGAGTCATCGCGCAGTCGAGAAGACTGCATATAATTCCTCCGTGAAGGTATCCTTCATATCCCTGAAGCAGTTTTTCACATTCAAATTCAGTGTACACGCATCCGTCTTCTGCGGTTTTGAATTTAAGCCCGAGCGAAGCGGGATTTTCTTCTCCGCAAAATCTGCAGTGCCTGTGAGAAAGAGGGATACGGACGAAGGAAGAGCTTTCAGTGGTCACAGACGTTTTCTCCCGTCTTCAGACTTCCTTCCAAATAACTCTCGACAAGTTTTTCAGGCGTTTCGATAGGAGCTCCGACGACTACTTCAATTTCCATTTCGACGAAAAGGGACCTAGCCTTGTTCCCCATTCCTCCGGTTATTATTGTTTCTACGCCTTTTTCTCCAAGCCATTTCGGCAGAAGACCCGGTTCGTGAGGAGGCGCAGGAACATCTTCCCTGTTCGTTATTTTTTTGGAGGTCTTGTCTGCGGTGATTATGGCAAAAGTGTCGCAATGCCCGAAATGAGCGTTCAAAAGACCGTTGGCAACGGGAACGGCTATTTTCATAGTTTCCTCCGCGGTTGTTTGTAATTTTTCTATACCGTTGGTCAAAGTATTATTTATTATAATTTTTTCAGCAATGGCCGAAAAAAGGATTGCCGACTGCGAATGTTCCAGTCTTTTGACGAGAGGAAGACCTTCGTCGCCTGAGTCCACAACAGCCGGATCGATTGGAATGCTCCCCAGATAAGGCACTTTAAATGCTCGCGCCGTTTTCTCTCCGCCTCCCGTTTTAAAAATGTCGGTTCTCCTGCCGCAATGAGGACACACAAAACCGCTCATGTTTTCTATGAGACCTGTGACAGGAAGTCCCAGTTTGACGCAGAAATTCAGAGATTTTCTTACATCGGCTGCGGCGACTTCCTGCGGAGTTGTCACGACAACAGCTTCGACACCCGCCCCGAGAAGCTGAACCGTCGAAAGAATTTCGTCTCCAGTTCCCGGAGGACAGTCTATTATTAGAAAATCGAGCTTTCCCCATTTTACGTCTTTGAGGAACTGTTTAATCATTCCCGCTTTCATCGGGCCTCTCCATATAACCGCGTCGTCAGGTTTTTCAAGAAGAAATCCTATCGAAATTACTTTTAAATTTTCGATGTCTCCTAATTCAACGGGCAGTATTTCATATCCGTCGCTGACTGCCCTCGTCTGGGTCATATCAAGCATTGTCGGAATACTCGGCCCGTGAATGTCGATGTCGAGAAGACCGACCTTTTTGCCGAGCAGAGCGAGTGACAAGGCTAAATTCACCGACACAGTGCTTTTCCCTACACCGCCCTTGCCCGATAAAACAACTATTTTTCTGTCAATTCCGGATATTTTGTCTCTGAGCGCTTTTTCTTCGTCGTTATTCACAGTATTTTTCTGCATAGCGTCTCCCATAAATTAATTATTTCCCTGACACAGGCGCCTTCTCCGTATTCAACAACAGTCCTGCCGTTCACCTGAGCTTCCGTTACATTTTTGTCGTAATGTATTTTACCGCAAAAAAAGACCCCCGAGTCAACGCAATATTGTTCTATTCCGCGTGTCTTCTCAGGATTTATGTCCCATTTATTCACGCATACGTAAATAGGTATTCTGAAATGTTTCGCGAGGTCTGCCACCCTTTCCAGGTCATGTTCTCCGGACAATGACGGCTCAGTCACAATGAGCGCCGCATCTGCGCCTGTGACAGAAGCTATTACGGGACATCCTATGCCGGGCGGCCCGTCCACTATTATCAGTTGCGCCTTTGATTTTTCAGCTTCCTCTTTCGCTTTTTTTCTGACCAGGCTGACAAGTTTGCCTGAATTTTCCGCTCCGCTGTCAAGTCTGGCGTGAACCATTTTTCCGCAAGACACTTCGGACACGAACCATTCTCCGCAATCTCTTTCGGGAAATCCGATCGCTTGAACCGGACAAAAACGGACGCAGACTCCGCATCCTTCGCAACCTGTTTCGGCGACACTGTATTTTCCGGTTTTTTTATTTAAAATGACGGCTTCGAATTTACACAGCAATTCACATTTCCCGCACGAAATACATTTCGCAGGGTCGATGACTGCCAGATTTCCGCTTTTGAACCGGCCCCGGGAGATCGTTTTCGGATTCAGCACAAGATGAAGATCGGCTGCGTCCACGTCGCAGTCGGCGACGACGACGTTTTTCGATAAAAATGCGAAGGAAGCCGTAAGGCTGGTTTTTCCTGTGCCGCCTTTTCCGCTTATTACAACTATTTCTTTCAAAAATATTTCCCCTTGAAACGAGCCGCAATATCATCAATAATTTTTATAAATTCATTTTCAATTTCCGGAAGGGCGTCCAAAATGCTTTTTCCTCTTGAACAGGCTTCGGCTATTTTTCTGTCTTCCATTATTTTCATCAATATTTCGATTCCTTCTTTTTCACAGAACTCTTCGACCCCTTTATAGTTTGAACCCCAACGGTTGATTATGACTCCGAAGGGGATTTTCATTTTCCTGACTGTCTCAGCCGCGAGGACGAGGTCGTGTTTCCCAAAAGGCGTAGGTTCTGTCACAAGAATCGCGTAATCCGCTCCGCTGACTGCCGTTATCATGGGACAGGAAGTTCCTGGCGGACAATCTATTAGAGTCAGCCCCTTCGGATTCCCTCGCTTTTTTACCGCGCGAATGACGGGAGGGGACATTGCTTTTCCAACTTTCAATACTCCCTGTACAAAAAAAACACTTTCCTTGCAGGCGCTTTCCACTTGCCCAATGACCGCTTTTTTATATTTTATAGCGTTTTCAGGGCAGACGAGAGAGCACCCGCCGCAACTGTGGCACAAATCCTCGAAAACGAGCACTTCTTTTGCAGTGACTGCCAATGCGTTGAAATTGCAGAAATCCGAGCACTCACCGCAGTGTGAGCATTTAGTTAAATCTATCGAAGGTACTGAAACAGCGACTTCTTCGCTTTTTAAAGCTCCTGTGTCTAAAAACAACCCGGCGTTAGGCTCTTCGACATCGCAATCCAAAAGAGTTATCTTTTTTCGGCAAGACAAAGCCAACGCTATGGCCACTGTTGTCTTTCCTGTGCCTCCTTTTCCCGAAGCAACGGCTATAGTCATACCCAGTGAGATTCTACGTCCGGATTGTCCGCGGCTCCGAGTTTTCCGTTTTTAAAATCATCGAGCGCCTCTCTTACAGTCGGCGCGCTTGAGTGGTAAACGGCAATTCCGGCACTTTTGAGAACGGCGAAAGCTTTTGGACCGGTGTGCCCTGTAATGAGTGCGGCGGCTCCTGATCCGGCTATTTTCTGAGCCGATTGAACTCCGGCCCCCTGAACCGCGTTTAGATTTTGTTCGTTATCGAGAACAGTAAAACTGCCGTCTTCAATGTTAAAAATAATGAAATTCGACGCTCTGCCGAAGCGACTGTCAAGCGGGGAATCAAGATCTTTCCCCGCACAAGTGACGGCGACTTTCAATTATCGCCCGCCATTTCTTCAAGACGTTTGTTAATCTGGTCCAATTGTGATTTCAGGGCTTCAGCCGTCTGCTTCAGCGAATCTTTTTCGTTTACGGATTCACTCGAAAAATTTGATCCGAATTGGCCAAATCTCTGCCATCCCCAAAACATTCTCCCGAAACCTCTTCCTCCGAATCTGCCTGTTCCAAAACCCCTACCTTTGCCAAATCCCGCCGTCGTGTTCATGAATCCGGGAACAGAGTAACCCGGGCAAAAGCCCATTCCTCTTCCCGTCATGGGGCCGGCGCCCCAAGGTCCGGTTCCATTTCCACCTGGCATAAAATCCTCCTTTTTTATTGTTTTTTATATTAACGGCCAAATTTTCTTCTGCCGCCGCACCTGCGCTGTTTCCTGTTGCGGTTTCCGGCAAATCTGCACCCCGGCATTGAATATTCTATCTTTGACGACCTGTTTGTCCACGCATTGAGTACATCCGTAATGTCTCCGGCGACAAAAGGAATCAGTTCAATACCTTTGCTTAAAACCTCGCGTGAGCCTTTTTCGGATATCGCACCACATATAAGAGCTGTGACTCCTTTTTCGTATAAAAATCCGACTTTTTCCTGTACCGTTTCCTGAGACAATGAAAAAAAAATTTTCTCCACGGATCCGTCTGTTTGAAAACTGTACACGACTGCACTTTCGGAAGCGTCAAAAACCGGGGCAATCCTGTCAT includes the following:
- a CDS encoding substrate-binding domain-containing protein, with the protein product MPKLLSHFFCVLFKISSLIILAVTVPNCSGKEDDTKNGDNDTVIVGLLISMSEETPFFVSLVKGANESAEEHGVELVVLYANDDEDLQFRQIGELVERGAAAILLNPVSDMLCPAIRSASSSGVPVFTIDRSISCDSVVCHIASNNIEGGMMAGVYLAETLNRKGKVVELIGTPGSSAATERGLGFNRAVSNYPQIEIVVSATACFNKADGEKVFSDILNEFPEINGVFAHNDDMILGAIEAAKKAGRLNGIVFIGFDGIEEAIVSLEKNEMSATIAQRPEEMGRIGIETIMEFLSGKDIPDTIFIELALITR
- a CDS encoding PaaI family thioesterase — encoded protein: MTTESSSFVRIPLSHRHCRFCGEENPASLGLKFKTAEDGCVYTEFECEKLLQGYEGYLHGGIICSLLDCAMTHCLFNKNVSAFTAELNVRFLKPVPVDSKLLVRACFKDRIHGMFRLKGEILTEGKLFAVADSKFMEIHKN
- a CDS encoding P-loop NTPase, which produces MQKNTVNNDEEKALRDKISGIDRKIVVLSGKGGVGKSTVSVNLALSLALLGKKVGLLDIDIHGPSIPTMLDMTQTRAVSDGYEILPVELGDIENLKVISIGFLLEKPDDAVIWRGPMKAGMIKQFLKDVKWGKLDFLIIDCPPGTGDEILSTVQLLGAGVEAVVVTTPQEVAAADVRKSLNFCVKLGLPVTGLIENMSGFVCPHCGRRTDIFKTGGGEKTARAFKVPYLGSIPIDPAVVDSGDEGLPLVKRLEHSQSAILFSAIAEKIIINNTLTNGIEKLQTTAEETMKIAVPVANGLLNAHFGHCDTFAIITADKTSKKITNREDVPAPPHEPGLLPKWLGEKGVETIITGGMGNKARSLFVEMEIEVVVGAPIETPEKLVESYLEGSLKTGENVCDH
- a CDS encoding ATP-binding protein; amino-acid sequence: MKEIVVISGKGGTGKTSLTASFAFLSKNVVVADCDVDAADLHLVLNPKTISRGRFKSGNLAVIDPAKCISCGKCELLCKFEAVILNKKTGKYSVAETGCEGCGVCVRFCPVQAIGFPERDCGEWFVSEVSCGKMVHARLDSGAENSGKLVSLVRKKAKEEAEKSKAQLIIVDGPPGIGCPVIASVTGADAALIVTEPSLSGEHDLERVADLAKHFRIPIYVCVNKWDINPEKTRGIEQYCVDSGVFFCGKIHYDKNVTEAQVNGRTVVEYGEGACVREIINLWETLCRKIL
- a CDS encoding ATP-binding protein, coding for MTIAVASGKGGTGKTTVAIALALSCRKKITLLDCDVEEPNAGLFLDTGALKSEEVAVSVPSIDLTKCSHCGECSDFCNFNALAVTAKEVLVFEDLCHSCGGCSLVCPENAIKYKKAVIGQVESACKESVFFVQGVLKVGKAMSPPVIRAVKKRGNPKGLTLIDCPPGTSCPMITAVSGADYAILVTEPTPFGKHDLVLAAETVRKMKIPFGVIINRWGSNYKGVEEFCEKEGIEILMKIMEDRKIAEACSRGKSILDALPEIENEFIKIIDDIAARFKGKYF
- a CDS encoding NifB/NifX family molybdenum-iron cluster-binding protein — translated: MKVAVTCAGKDLDSPLDSRFGRASNFIIFNIEDGSFTVLDNEQNLNAVQGAGVQSAQKIAGSGAAALITGHTGPKAFAVLKSAGIAVYHSSAPTVREALDDFKNGKLGAADNPDVESHWV
- a CDS encoding DUF5320 domain-containing protein, yielding MPGGNGTGPWGAGPMTGRGMGFCPGYSVPGFMNTTAGFGKGRGFGTGRFGGRGFGRMFWGWQRFGQFGSNFSSESVNEKDSLKQTAEALKSQLDQINKRLEEMAGDN
- a CDS encoding NifB/NifX family molybdenum-iron cluster-binding protein; this translates as MKLAISVWNDRIAPVFDASESAVVYSFQTDGSVEKIFFSLSQETVQEKVGFLYEKGVTALICGAISEKGSREVLSKGIELIPFVAGDITDVLNAWTNRSSKIEYSMPGCRFAGNRNRKQRRCGGRRKFGR